One window of the Eucalyptus grandis isolate ANBG69807.140 chromosome 8, ASM1654582v1, whole genome shotgun sequence genome contains the following:
- the LOC104415082 gene encoding lipase-like isoform X6: MSDLTELLSWTCPRCDGKTKAYVGVAKDLNAMVIAFRGTREHSIQNWVEDLYWKQLDINYPGMPGAMVHHGFYFAYHNTTIRPGILDAVIRAKDLYGDINVMVTGHSMGGAMASFCGLDLVVNHEARNVQVLTFGQPRIGNAVFASYYSDRVPNTIRITNGHDIVPHLPPYYSRFPQKTYHHFPREVWLYNIGFGSLVYQVEKVCDSSGEDPSCSRSVTGNSIADHLVYYGVGLMAETWGSCKIVMDARLKEYGGEDVKGNLLLSRNPSASTLKLPSDSDAKSNFS, from the exons ATGTCAGATTTGACAGAACTTTTAAGTTGGACATGTCCTAGATGTGATGGAAAGACCAAG gcATATGTTGGAGTGGCCAAGGACCTTAATGCTATGGTTATAGCTTTTAGAGGTACCCGAGAACATAG CATACAAAATTGGGTTGAAGATCTCTATTGGAAACAGCTTGACATAAATTACCCCGGCATGCCTGGTGCCATG GTTCATCATggattctattttgcttatcaCAATACGACAATTCGACCTGGTATTTTGGATGCTGTTATTAGAGCCAAGGATTTATATGGAGACATCAACGTCATGGTGACAGGGCATTCTATGGGAGGGGCTATGGCATCCTTTTGTGGACTCGATCTTGTG GTCAATCATGAAGCACGGAATGTTCAGGTTTTAACATTTGGACAACCTCGTATTGGCAATGCAGTTTTTGCATCTTACTACAGTGACCGTGTGCCAAATACCATACGTATTACTAATGGACATGATATCGTGCCTCATTTGCCTCCTTACTATTCTCGGTTCCCACAGAAGACTTACCATCACTTCCCTAGAGAG GTATGGCTGTATAATATAGGATTTGGTAGTCTGGTTTATCAGGTCGAGAAAGTTTGTGATAGCTCTGGAGAAGACCCATCATGTAGCAG ATCGGTAACTGGTAACAGCATCGCGGACCATTTAGTCTACTATGGCGTGGGATTAATGGCTGAGACATGGGGATCATGCAAAATCGTAATGGACGCACGATTGAAGGAATATGGAGGTGAAGATGTCAAAGGAAATCTTTTGCTTTCTAGGAATCCTTCTGCGTCTACATTGAAGCTGCCTTCAGATTCTGATGCCAAGAGCAACTTCAGTTAA
- the LOC104415082 gene encoding lipase-like isoform X3 — translation MERSGSWLRAMVVLTCLVAASGARELRVRSKAHKAVYNHTLATILVEYASAVYMSDLTELLSWTCPRCDGKTKAYVGVAKDLNAMVIAFRGTREHSIQNWVEDLYWKQLDINYPGMPGAMVHHGFYFAYHNTTIRPGILDAVIRAKDLYGDINVMVTGHSMGGAMASFCGLDLVVNHEARNVQVLTFGQPRIGNAVFASYYSDRVPNTIRITNGHDIVPHLPPYYSRFPQKTYHHFPREVWLYNIGFGSLVYQVEKVCDSSGEDPSCSRSVTGNSIADHLVYYGVGLMAETWGSCKIVMDARLKEYGGEDVKGNLLLSRNPSASTLKLPSDSDAKSNFS, via the exons AACTCAGAGTGAGGTCCAAGGCTCATAAAGCTGTTTACAATCACACTCTTGCCACGATATTGGTGGAGTATGCATCGGCC GTTTACATGTCAGATTTGACAGAACTTTTAAGTTGGACATGTCCTAGATGTGATGGAAAGACCAAG gcATATGTTGGAGTGGCCAAGGACCTTAATGCTATGGTTATAGCTTTTAGAGGTACCCGAGAACATAG CATACAAAATTGGGTTGAAGATCTCTATTGGAAACAGCTTGACATAAATTACCCCGGCATGCCTGGTGCCATG GTTCATCATggattctattttgcttatcaCAATACGACAATTCGACCTGGTATTTTGGATGCTGTTATTAGAGCCAAGGATTTATATGGAGACATCAACGTCATGGTGACAGGGCATTCTATGGGAGGGGCTATGGCATCCTTTTGTGGACTCGATCTTGTG GTCAATCATGAAGCACGGAATGTTCAGGTTTTAACATTTGGACAACCTCGTATTGGCAATGCAGTTTTTGCATCTTACTACAGTGACCGTGTGCCAAATACCATACGTATTACTAATGGACATGATATCGTGCCTCATTTGCCTCCTTACTATTCTCGGTTCCCACAGAAGACTTACCATCACTTCCCTAGAGAG GTATGGCTGTATAATATAGGATTTGGTAGTCTGGTTTATCAGGTCGAGAAAGTTTGTGATAGCTCTGGAGAAGACCCATCATGTAGCAG ATCGGTAACTGGTAACAGCATCGCGGACCATTTAGTCTACTATGGCGTGGGATTAATGGCTGAGACATGGGGATCATGCAAAATCGTAATGGACGCACGATTGAAGGAATATGGAGGTGAAGATGTCAAAGGAAATCTTTTGCTTTCTAGGAATCCTTCTGCGTCTACATTGAAGCTGCCTTCAGATTCTGATGCCAAGAGCAACTTCAGTTAA
- the LOC104415082 gene encoding lipase-like isoform X1: MERSGSWLRAMVVLTCLVAASGARELRVRSKAHKAVYNHTLATILVEYASAVYMSDLTELLSWTCPRCDGKTKGFEVIELIVDVQHCLQAYVGVAKDLNAMVIAFRGTREHSIQNWVEDLYWKQLDINYPGMPGAMVHHGFYFAYHNTTIRPGILDAVIRAKDLYGDINVMVTGHSMGGAMASFCGLDLVVNHEARNVQVLTFGQPRIGNAVFASYYSDRVPNTIRITNGHDIVPHLPPYYSRFPQKTYHHFPREVWLYNIGFGSLVYQVEKVCDSSGEDPSCSRSVTGNSIADHLVYYGVGLMAETWGSCKIVMDARLKEYGGEDVKGNLLLSRNPSASTLKLPSDSDAKSNFS, from the exons AACTCAGAGTGAGGTCCAAGGCTCATAAAGCTGTTTACAATCACACTCTTGCCACGATATTGGTGGAGTATGCATCGGCC GTTTACATGTCAGATTTGACAGAACTTTTAAGTTGGACATGTCCTAGATGTGATGGAAAGACCAAG GGGTTCGAAGTCATTGAACTGATAGTTGACGTTCAGCATTGCTTACAG gcATATGTTGGAGTGGCCAAGGACCTTAATGCTATGGTTATAGCTTTTAGAGGTACCCGAGAACATAG CATACAAAATTGGGTTGAAGATCTCTATTGGAAACAGCTTGACATAAATTACCCCGGCATGCCTGGTGCCATG GTTCATCATggattctattttgcttatcaCAATACGACAATTCGACCTGGTATTTTGGATGCTGTTATTAGAGCCAAGGATTTATATGGAGACATCAACGTCATGGTGACAGGGCATTCTATGGGAGGGGCTATGGCATCCTTTTGTGGACTCGATCTTGTG GTCAATCATGAAGCACGGAATGTTCAGGTTTTAACATTTGGACAACCTCGTATTGGCAATGCAGTTTTTGCATCTTACTACAGTGACCGTGTGCCAAATACCATACGTATTACTAATGGACATGATATCGTGCCTCATTTGCCTCCTTACTATTCTCGGTTCCCACAGAAGACTTACCATCACTTCCCTAGAGAG GTATGGCTGTATAATATAGGATTTGGTAGTCTGGTTTATCAGGTCGAGAAAGTTTGTGATAGCTCTGGAGAAGACCCATCATGTAGCAG ATCGGTAACTGGTAACAGCATCGCGGACCATTTAGTCTACTATGGCGTGGGATTAATGGCTGAGACATGGGGATCATGCAAAATCGTAATGGACGCACGATTGAAGGAATATGGAGGTGAAGATGTCAAAGGAAATCTTTTGCTTTCTAGGAATCCTTCTGCGTCTACATTGAAGCTGCCTTCAGATTCTGATGCCAAGAGCAACTTCAGTTAA
- the LOC104415082 gene encoding lipase-like isoform X2, whose amino-acid sequence MERTGSWLRLMVVLTCLVAASGARELRVRSKAHKAVYNHTLATILVEYASAVYMSDLTELLSWTCPRCDGKTKGFEVIELIVDVQHCLQAYVGVAKDLNAMVIAFRGTREHSIQNWVEDLYWKQLDINYPGMPGAMVHHGFYFAYHNTTIRPGILDAVIRAKDLYGDINVMVTGHSMGGAMASFCGLDLVVNHEARNVQVLTFGQPRIGNAVFASYYSDRVPNTIRITNGHDIVPHLPPYYSRFPQKTYHHFPREVWLYNIGFGSLVYQVEKVCDSSGEDPSCSRSVTGNSIADHLVYYGVGLMAETWGSCKIVMDARLKEYGGEDVKGNLLLSRNPSASTLKLPSDSDAKSNFS is encoded by the exons ATGGAGCGGACTGGGTCGTGGTTGAGGTTGATGGTTGTTCTGACGTGCTTGGTTGCCGCAAGCGGGGCGAGAG AACTCAGAGTGAGGTCCAAGGCTCATAAAGCTGTTTACAATCACACTCTTGCCACGATATTGGTGGAGTATGCATCGGCC GTTTACATGTCAGATTTGACAGAACTTTTAAGTTGGACATGTCCTAGATGTGATGGAAAGACCAAG GGGTTCGAAGTCATTGAACTGATAGTTGACGTTCAGCATTGCTTACAG gcATATGTTGGAGTGGCCAAGGACCTTAATGCTATGGTTATAGCTTTTAGAGGTACCCGAGAACATAG CATACAAAATTGGGTTGAAGATCTCTATTGGAAACAGCTTGACATAAATTACCCCGGCATGCCTGGTGCCATG GTTCATCATggattctattttgcttatcaCAATACGACAATTCGACCTGGTATTTTGGATGCTGTTATTAGAGCCAAGGATTTATATGGAGACATCAACGTCATGGTGACAGGGCATTCTATGGGAGGGGCTATGGCATCCTTTTGTGGACTCGATCTTGTG GTCAATCATGAAGCACGGAATGTTCAGGTTTTAACATTTGGACAACCTCGTATTGGCAATGCAGTTTTTGCATCTTACTACAGTGACCGTGTGCCAAATACCATACGTATTACTAATGGACATGATATCGTGCCTCATTTGCCTCCTTACTATTCTCGGTTCCCACAGAAGACTTACCATCACTTCCCTAGAGAG GTATGGCTGTATAATATAGGATTTGGTAGTCTGGTTTATCAGGTCGAGAAAGTTTGTGATAGCTCTGGAGAAGACCCATCATGTAGCAG ATCGGTAACTGGTAACAGCATCGCGGACCATTTAGTCTACTATGGCGTGGGATTAATGGCTGAGACATGGGGATCATGCAAAATCGTAATGGACGCACGATTGAAGGAATATGGAGGTGAAGATGTCAAAGGAAATCTTTTGCTTTCTAGGAATCCTTCTGCGTCTACATTGAAGCTGCCTTCAGATTCTGATGCCAAGAGCAACTTCAGTTAA
- the LOC104415082 gene encoding lipase-like isoform X5 → MSDLTELLSWTCPRCDGKTKGFEVIELIVDVQHCLQAYVGVAKDLNAMVIAFRGTREHSIQNWVEDLYWKQLDINYPGMPGAMVHHGFYFAYHNTTIRPGILDAVIRAKDLYGDINVMVTGHSMGGAMASFCGLDLVVNHEARNVQVLTFGQPRIGNAVFASYYSDRVPNTIRITNGHDIVPHLPPYYSRFPQKTYHHFPREVWLYNIGFGSLVYQVEKVCDSSGEDPSCSRSVTGNSIADHLVYYGVGLMAETWGSCKIVMDARLKEYGGEDVKGNLLLSRNPSASTLKLPSDSDAKSNFS, encoded by the exons ATGTCAGATTTGACAGAACTTTTAAGTTGGACATGTCCTAGATGTGATGGAAAGACCAAG GGGTTCGAAGTCATTGAACTGATAGTTGACGTTCAGCATTGCTTACAG gcATATGTTGGAGTGGCCAAGGACCTTAATGCTATGGTTATAGCTTTTAGAGGTACCCGAGAACATAG CATACAAAATTGGGTTGAAGATCTCTATTGGAAACAGCTTGACATAAATTACCCCGGCATGCCTGGTGCCATG GTTCATCATggattctattttgcttatcaCAATACGACAATTCGACCTGGTATTTTGGATGCTGTTATTAGAGCCAAGGATTTATATGGAGACATCAACGTCATGGTGACAGGGCATTCTATGGGAGGGGCTATGGCATCCTTTTGTGGACTCGATCTTGTG GTCAATCATGAAGCACGGAATGTTCAGGTTTTAACATTTGGACAACCTCGTATTGGCAATGCAGTTTTTGCATCTTACTACAGTGACCGTGTGCCAAATACCATACGTATTACTAATGGACATGATATCGTGCCTCATTTGCCTCCTTACTATTCTCGGTTCCCACAGAAGACTTACCATCACTTCCCTAGAGAG GTATGGCTGTATAATATAGGATTTGGTAGTCTGGTTTATCAGGTCGAGAAAGTTTGTGATAGCTCTGGAGAAGACCCATCATGTAGCAG ATCGGTAACTGGTAACAGCATCGCGGACCATTTAGTCTACTATGGCGTGGGATTAATGGCTGAGACATGGGGATCATGCAAAATCGTAATGGACGCACGATTGAAGGAATATGGAGGTGAAGATGTCAAAGGAAATCTTTTGCTTTCTAGGAATCCTTCTGCGTCTACATTGAAGCTGCCTTCAGATTCTGATGCCAAGAGCAACTTCAGTTAA
- the LOC104415082 gene encoding lipase-like isoform X7 — MERSGSWLRAMVVLTCLVAASGARELRVRSKAHKAVYNHTLATILVEYASAVYMSDLTELLSWTCPRCDGKTKGFEVIELIVDVQHCLQAYVGVAKDLNAMVIAFRGTREHSIQNWVEDLYWKQLDINYPGMPGAMVHHGFYFAYHNTTIRPGILDAVIRAKDLYGDINVMVTGHSMGGAMASFCGLDLVVNHEARNVQVLTFGQPRIGNAVFASYYSDRVPNTIRITNGHDIVPHLPPYYSRFPQKTYHHFPREVWLYNIGFGSLVYQVEKVCDSSGEDPSCSR, encoded by the exons AACTCAGAGTGAGGTCCAAGGCTCATAAAGCTGTTTACAATCACACTCTTGCCACGATATTGGTGGAGTATGCATCGGCC GTTTACATGTCAGATTTGACAGAACTTTTAAGTTGGACATGTCCTAGATGTGATGGAAAGACCAAG GGGTTCGAAGTCATTGAACTGATAGTTGACGTTCAGCATTGCTTACAG gcATATGTTGGAGTGGCCAAGGACCTTAATGCTATGGTTATAGCTTTTAGAGGTACCCGAGAACATAG CATACAAAATTGGGTTGAAGATCTCTATTGGAAACAGCTTGACATAAATTACCCCGGCATGCCTGGTGCCATG GTTCATCATggattctattttgcttatcaCAATACGACAATTCGACCTGGTATTTTGGATGCTGTTATTAGAGCCAAGGATTTATATGGAGACATCAACGTCATGGTGACAGGGCATTCTATGGGAGGGGCTATGGCATCCTTTTGTGGACTCGATCTTGTG GTCAATCATGAAGCACGGAATGTTCAGGTTTTAACATTTGGACAACCTCGTATTGGCAATGCAGTTTTTGCATCTTACTACAGTGACCGTGTGCCAAATACCATACGTATTACTAATGGACATGATATCGTGCCTCATTTGCCTCCTTACTATTCTCGGTTCCCACAGAAGACTTACCATCACTTCCCTAGAGAG GTATGGCTGTATAATATAGGATTTGGTAGTCTGGTTTATCAGGTCGAGAAAGTTTGTGATAGCTCTGGAGAAGACCCATCATGTAGCAGGTAA